The Xylophilus rhododendri region CGTAGGAGGCCTGCTGGCTGCGCAGGGTTTCCTGCGCCAGGCGCAGGCGGCGCTGGTCGGCCGCCAGGGTCAGCCAGGCATTGACCGTGTCCGAGATCAGGCTGATCTGCACGCTGCGCCGGGTCTCGTCCAGCGAAAGGTAGGCCTCCAACGCCGCGTCGTTGAGATTGCGCACCCGCCCGAAGAAATCGAGTTCGTAGCTCGCCAGGCCGACGCTGGCGCCGAACTGGTTGAGGGTGGTCGCCCGGTTGTTGGTGGTCAGGTCGGCCGGTGTGCGGGTGCGGCTGGCCGTCCCGGTGGCGTTGATGGTGGGCAGCAGGTTGGCGCGCTGGATGTTGTACTGGGCGCGCGCGCGGTCGATGTTGAGCGCCGCCACCTTCAGGTCGCGATTGCTGTCCAGAGCCTGGGCCACCACCTGGCGCAGGCGCTCGTCGGTGATGAAGGTTCGCCAGGCCAGCGCTGGCGCGGCGGTGGGCACGGCCTCGGCCACCGGCTGCGAGCCGGCCTTCCAGCCTTCGGGGATGGGCGCGGCGGGGCGCTGGTAGTCCGGCGCCAGGTTGCCGCAGCCGGCCAGCACCAGGGCCGCGGCGAGGGTCAGGAGACGCGTCTTCATGCCGCCACCTCCGCTGCCGGAGCATGCGGCGCATGGGGCGTGTGCGGATCCGGCGGCGCCGCCTCGTCCTTCTTGCCCGACTGGAACAGGCCGCGGATCAGCACGAAGAACACCGGCACGAAGAAGATGCCCAGCACCGTGGCCGAGACCATGCCGCCGAACACCGCCGTGCCGATGGCCTGGCGGCCCGCCGCACCCGCGCCGGTGCCCACCACCAGCGGCAGCACACCGAAGCCGAAGGCCAGCGAGGTCATCAGGATGGGGCGCAGCCGCAGGCGCACCGCCTCCAGGATGGCCTCCACCAGCGAGCGCCCCTGCTCCTGCAGCTGCACCGCGAATTCCACGATCAGGATGGCGTTCTTGCAGGACAGGCCCACCGTCGTCAGCAGCCCCACCTGGAAGTACACGTCGTTCGACAGCCCGCGCAGCCCCGTGAAGGCCAGCGCGCCGATGATGCCCAGCGGCACCACCAGGATCACCGAGAAGGGCACCGACCAGCTCTCGTACAGGGCCGCCAGGCAGAGGAACACGAACAGGATCGATACGGCATAGAGCAGCGGCGCCTGCGCGCCCGAGCGGGCCTCCTCGAAGGAAGCGCCGGTCAGCGCGTAGCCGATGCCCTGCGGCATCTGCTTCATGATGTCGGCCACCTTGAGCATGGCTGTGCCCGAGCTCACGCCCTGCACCGCGCTGCCCAGGATTTCATAGGCGGGCACGCCGTTGTAGCGCTGCAGCTGGGGCGAGCCGAAGGTCCAGCGCTGGCTGGAGAAGGACGAGAAGGGCACCATCTGGCCGGTGGCGTTGCGCACCGTCCACTTGTTCACGTCGGTGGGCAGCATGCGGTAAGGGGCGTCGCCCTGCACATAGACCTTCTTGACGCGGCCGCGGTCCAGGAAGTCGTTGACGTAGGTGCCGCCCAGCGCCGCCGACAGGGTGGAGTTGATGTCGGCCGTGGCCAGCCCCAGCGCGCCGGCGCGCCGGTCGTCGATGTCGATGGCGAACTGGGCGGTGTCGTCCAGGTTGTTGTTGCGCACGCCGGTCAGCTCCGGGTCCTTGCGCGCCAGTTCCAGGAACTTCGCGGTGGACTTCACCAGCGTGTCGTGGCCCAGCGAGGCCGTGTCCTGGATGAAGAAGTCGAAGCCCGACGAGGCCCCCAGCCCGCGCACCGCCGGCGGCAGCAGCAGCAGCACACGGGCGTCGCGGATCTTGGCCAGCTCGGCATTGGCACGCTTCACGATGGCCGCCGAGGTGTGCTCCGCGCCCAGGCGCTCTTCCCAGGGCTTCAACTTGATGAAGGCCCGGCCCGAGGCCTGGTCGCCGTTCTGGCCGGTGCTGGTGTTGATGTTCACCACCTCCGGCTGCTTGCGCATGATGTCCTCGAACTGGCGCATCACCTGCTGGGTGCGTGCGTCGGTGGCGCCGGCCGGCAGGCGGATGTCGGCCTGCAGCGTGCCCTGGTCCTCCACCGGCAGGAAGGAGGTGGGCAGGCGCACGAACATGAAGGCCATCACGCCGGCGATCACCAGATACAGCACCATGCTGCGCTTGCCGCGCTTGACCACCTGGCGCACTCCGCCCTCGGTGGCGGCCGCGGTGCGGTCGAAGCCGCGATTGAACAGCAGGAAGAAGCGGTCCAGCCAGCCCAGCGGCCCGCGCCGCACCTTCTTGTGGCCGTGCTCGTCGTGCTCGTGGTGCTTGAGCATGGTGGCGCACAGGGCCGGGGTCAGCGTCAGCGCCACCAGCACCGACAGCGCCATGGCCGCGACGATGGTGATCGAGAACTGCCGGTAGATGATGCCGGTCGAGCCGCCGAAGAAGGCCATCGGGATGAACACCGCCGACAGCACCATGGCGATGCCGATCAGCGCCGGCGTGATCTCGTCCATGGACTTGCGGGTGGCCTCCTTGGGAGACAGGTTCTCCTCGGTCATCACCCGCTCGACGTTCTCCACCACCACGATGGCGTCGTCCACCAGCAGGCCGATGGCCAGCACCATGCCGAACATGGTGAGTGTGTTGATCGAATAGCCCAGCACCGACAGCACGCCGAAGGTGCCCAGCAGCACCACCGGCACGGCGATCGTGGGGATCAGCGTGGCGCGGAAGTTCTGCAGGAACAGATACATGATCAGCACGACCAGGATCATGGCTTCGATCAGCGCCTTGACCACCTCGTGGATCGAGGCGTTCACGAAGGGCGTGGTGTCGTAGCCGACCAGCGGCTTCATCTGGTTGGGGAAGTAGGGCTGCAGCTCCTTGACCTTGGCATTGACCGCGTCGGCCACCTTCAGCGCATTGGCGCCGTTGGCCAGCACGATGCCCATGCCGGCGGCGGCGCGGCCGTCGAGGCGCGACTGCACGGTCAGGCTCTCGGCGCCGAGTTCCACCCGGGCCACGTCCTTGATCAGCACCAGCGAGCCGTCGGTGTTGGCGCGCAGCACCACGTTCTCGAACTGCTCGGGCGTCTGCAGCTTGCTGCGCGCGGTGACGGTGGCGCTGATCTGCTGCTGGGCCACCGCCGGCAGGCCGCCGAGCTGGCCGGCCGAGACCTGGGCGTTCTGCGCGTTCAGCGCGGTCACGACGTCCGAGGGAATCAGCGCGTATTTCTCCAGCTTGGCCGCATCCAGCCACATGCGCATGGCATAGCCCGAGCCCAGCACCTGCACTTCGGCCACGCCGTCGAGCCGGCTGATCGGATCGACCAGGTTGCTGTTGATGTAGTCGCCGATGTCGGTGCGGCTCATCGCCGGGTCTTCCGAATACAGCGAGACGATCATCAGGAAGTCGTTGCCGGCCTTGGTGACCGTCACGCCCTGGCTCTGCACCGCCGTGGGCAGGCGTGGCATGGCCTGCTGCAGCTTGTTCTGCACCTGCATCTGGGCCACGTCGGGGTTGGTGCCGGCGTTGAAGGTCAGCGTGAGGCGCGCCTGGCCGGAGGAACTGCTGGTCGCCCCCATGTAGATCAGGTTGTCCAGGCCCTTCAGCTGCTGCTCGATCACCTGGGTGACCGAATCCTCCACCGTCTTGGCCGAGGCGCCGGTGTAGGTGGCCGAGATCGAGATCGAGGGCGGCGCGATGTTGGGGTACTGCTCCAGCGGCAGGGTGCGGATGGAGATCGCGCCCGCCAGCATGATGACGATGGCGATGACCC contains the following coding sequences:
- a CDS encoding efflux RND transporter permease subunit, producing MARFFIDRPIFAWVIAIVIMLAGAISIRTLPLEQYPNIAPPSISISATYTGASAKTVEDSVTQVIEQQLKGLDNLIYMGATSSSSGQARLTLTFNAGTNPDVAQMQVQNKLQQAMPRLPTAVQSQGVTVTKAGNDFLMIVSLYSEDPAMSRTDIGDYINSNLVDPISRLDGVAEVQVLGSGYAMRMWLDAAKLEKYALIPSDVVTALNAQNAQVSAGQLGGLPAVAQQQISATVTARSKLQTPEQFENVVLRANTDGSLVLIKDVARVELGAESLTVQSRLDGRAAAGMGIVLANGANALKVADAVNAKVKELQPYFPNQMKPLVGYDTTPFVNASIHEVVKALIEAMILVVLIMYLFLQNFRATLIPTIAVPVVLLGTFGVLSVLGYSINTLTMFGMVLAIGLLVDDAIVVVENVERVMTEENLSPKEATRKSMDEITPALIGIAMVLSAVFIPMAFFGGSTGIIYRQFSITIVAAMALSVLVALTLTPALCATMLKHHEHDEHGHKKVRRGPLGWLDRFFLLFNRGFDRTAAATEGGVRQVVKRGKRSMVLYLVIAGVMAFMFVRLPTSFLPVEDQGTLQADIRLPAGATDARTQQVMRQFEDIMRKQPEVVNINTSTGQNGDQASGRAFIKLKPWEERLGAEHTSAAIVKRANAELAKIRDARVLLLLPPAVRGLGASSGFDFFIQDTASLGHDTLVKSTAKFLELARKDPELTGVRNNNLDDTAQFAIDIDDRRAGALGLATADINSTLSAALGGTYVNDFLDRGRVKKVYVQGDAPYRMLPTDVNKWTVRNATGQMVPFSSFSSQRWTFGSPQLQRYNGVPAYEILGSAVQGVSSGTAMLKVADIMKQMPQGIGYALTGASFEEARSGAQAPLLYAVSILFVFLCLAALYESWSVPFSVILVVPLGIIGALAFTGLRGLSNDVYFQVGLLTTVGLSCKNAILIVEFAVQLQEQGRSLVEAILEAVRLRLRPILMTSLAFGFGVLPLVVGTGAGAAGRQAIGTAVFGGMVSATVLGIFFVPVFFVLIRGLFQSGKKDEAAPPDPHTPHAPHAPAAEVAA